A part of Ptychodera flava strain L36383 chromosome 11, AS_Pfla_20210202, whole genome shotgun sequence genomic DNA contains:
- the LOC139143049 gene encoding CMP-N-acetylneuraminate-beta-galactosamide-alpha-2,3-sialyltransferase 1-like produces MKTFKYFLLPLVFAGTLTCYFILQCHRSTGQWKFNVFIPKLNFEVNPKTVAALTSPPVFALKEDNEDDLKLRRVLHVDGPLNLTEDDIPKVKKGPQLLYTYQRPPTLSKSFSKPNCAKSFRKVPGRSKWFNQRFEPRIKLFLDKDDINNWGNFYNLTLCPDRLMGLRMFDRRGLIRLVNNDNYSTTPIIKLASPDKCARCAVVGNSGVLLGSKAGAEIDSYEYVFRVNTVRLHGFEQDVGSKTNFYNSFVRAVYVKELTNITNVYFITHMSSPFVVSWLEELVNGSMASKPKSDGSLLNPRLVRILHPDFIRYFKVRFLNGKGRFPSTGALTAAVALHVCDEIKLFGFGVSNSSFVHYYDSVNISKITNRKSQRKHNFINEWTLWQSLQRSHIVSHFTPSIKEKRKKKPRS; encoded by the exons taTTCCGAAGCTGAACTTCGAGGTCAATCCGAAGACAGTTGCGGCCCTGACATCCCCGCCAGTGTTCGCGCTGAAGGAAGATAATGAAGATGACCTTAAATTGAGGAGAGTCCTTCATGTAGACGGCCCTTTAAATTTAACGGAAGATGACATTCCAAAGGTGAAAAAAGGCCCTCAGCTCTTATACACATATCAAAGGCCACCCACGTTAAGCAAGTCTTTCAGCAAACCG AACTGTGCAAAAAGCTTTCGCAAGGTTCCAGGACGTTCGAAATGGTTCAACCAGCGATTCGAACCGCGCATCAAGCTGTTCCTAGATAAAGATGACATCAACAACTGGggaaatttttataatttaacaTTATGCCCCGATCGTCTGATGGGCTTAAGAATGTTTGACAGGAGAG GCCTGATTCGTCTGgtcaacaatgacaattatTCCACGACTCCAATAATAAAACTAGCATCACCGGACAAATGCGCTCGATGTGCTGTTGTGGGAAACAGTGGAGTGTTGCTAGGGTCAAAAGCTGGAGCCGAGATTGACTCTTATGAGTATGTGTTCCG AGTGAACACCGTCCGACTTCATGGGTTTGAACAAGACGTTGGCAGTAAAACCAATTTCTACAACTCTTTTGTCCGTGCGGTGTATGTTAAAGAGCTAACAAATATAACG AATGTTTACTTCATAACCCATATGTCTTCGCCATTCGTCGTTTCCTGGCTAGAGGAGTTAGTAAACGGTAGCATGGCTTCTAAACCGAAATc CGACGGCTCACTACTCAATCCAAGACTGGTAAGAATACTACATCCAGATTTTATCAGATACTTCAAGGTGCGTTTTCTCAATGGAAAGGGACGTTTCCCATCAACAG GTGCACTCACTGCGGCAGTAGCCCTACATGTGTGCGATGAAATAAAATTGTTCGGGTTTGGCGTATCAAACAGTTCATTTGTCCACTACTATGACAGCGTGAATATATCCAAAATAACGAACCGAAAATCACAACGTAAGCACAATTTTATCAACGAGTGGACACTTTGGCAGTCGCTGCAGCGGAGCCATATTGTCAGTCATTTTACCCCGAGCATCAAAGAGAAACGAAAGAAAAAACCGAGAAGTTGA